One segment of Larus michahellis chromosome 14, bLarMic1.1, whole genome shotgun sequence DNA contains the following:
- the LOC141751226 gene encoding tektin-3-like: MESVGSPLPAKFAHPRAIPTRFLPAIHTMASSYKNRFPYRPLPQSYSLPWMPSTYYKTAASKPTLAAFSKSSQGITAGEKLPSVSTRTTVFTQYTPEDWYKSNVTNYRESETSQKNAERLRADTSRIIDHKYQQTKKTQAESTKNLGVRANDIAFWKSELCHELDEVIGETNALTEVKTRLERALAEAEAPLRVAQECLLHREKRMGIDLVHDNVEEQLLTEVDVIRSCQEKMQQVLDKAKAQITSNRVAQQNLEKDLANKQVAHRIDDRCHHLMNTSQGISYYRGVEQVDATISVPQSWAKFTNDNILRSQSERAASAKLRDDIENLLAVTDSQMWQQFNAVNGAFTNRIAETADAKRKIQTHLAKTVQEIFQTERNIEAIQKAIRDQGPPLKVAQTRLDQRTRRPNMELCRDTAQLRLVNEVRDIEETVQTLQQQLRDSQDTLQMLVRAKAVLQHDLAVKANSLFIDEEKCMGMRKTFPSTARLLGPI, translated from the exons ATGGAGTCTGTCGGCTCTCCCTTACCAGCAAAGTTCGCCCATCCCAGAGCCATACCCACCAGGTTTCTCCCTGCCATCCACACCATGGCGTCAAGCTATAAGAACCGATTTCCTTACCGCCCCTTGCCTCAGAGCTACAGCCTcccctggatgcccagcacctaCTACAAAACGGCTGCCAGCAAACCAACTTTGGCTGCCTTTTCCAAGAGTTCCCAGGGGATAACCGCCGGCGAGAAGCTTCCATCTGTTTCCACCAGAACCACCGTCTTCACCCAGTACACCCCTGAAGACTGGTACAAGTCCAACGTGACCAATTACAGGGAGTCGGAGACCTCCCAGAAGAACGCGGAGCGCCTGAGAGCCGATACCTCCCGCATCATTGACCACAAATACCAGCAGACCAAGAAAACGCaagcagaaagcaccaaaaaCCTGGGAGTGCGCGCCAATGACATCGCGTTTTGGAAATCGGAGCTCTGCCACGAGCTAGATGAGGTGATCGGGGAGACCAACGCACTCACAGAGgtgaagaccaggctggagagagccttggCCGAGGCGGAGGCCCCTCTCCGG GTCGCTCAGGAGTGCTTACTTCACcgggagaagaggatgggcatcGACCTGGTCCACGACAACGTGGAGGAACAGCTCTTAACA gaagtCGATGTCATCAGGTCGTGCCAGGAGAAGATGCAGCAGGTCCTGGACAAGGCCAAAGCCCAGATCAC GTCCAACCGGGTGGCCCAGCAGAATCTGGAGAAGGACCTGGCCAACAAGCAGGTGGCCCACCGGATCGACGACAGGTGCCACCACCTGATGAACACCTCCCAGGGCATCAGTTACTACCGAGGGGTGGAGCAGGTCGATGCCAC GATCTCGGTGCCACAGTCCTGGGCCAAGTTCACCAACGACAACATCCTCCGCTCCCAGAGCGAGCGGGCGGCCTCCGCCAAGCTGCGGGACGACATCGAGAACCTGCTGGCGGTGACGGACAGCCAGATGTGGCAGCAGTTCAACGCCGTGAACGGCGCCTTCACCAACCGCATCGCTGAGACGGCCGATGCCAAGAGAAAGATTCAGACCCACCTGGCCAAG ACAGTGCAGGAAATATTCCAGACGGAGAGGAATATAGAAGCCATCCAAAAGGCCATTAGGGACCAGGGGCCTCCATTAAAGGTGGCTCAGACCCGGCTGGACCAGCGCACTCGGAGGCCAAACATGGAGCTGTGCCGGGACACTGCCCAGCTGCG ccttgtcaacGAGGTCCGTGACATCGAAGAGACGGTGcagactcttcagcagcagctgagagacagccaGGACACCTTGCAAATGCTGGTTCGTGCCAAGGCTGTCCTGCAGCACGACCTGGCCGTCAAAGCCAACTCCCTGTTCATTGACGAGGAGAAGTGCATGGGGATGCgcaagacctttcccagcaccgcGCGGCTGCTGGGTCCCAtctag